The following are encoded in a window of Pseudomonas multiresinivorans genomic DNA:
- a CDS encoding PilZ domain-containing protein produces the protein MTDDHDERRRFQRIAFDAGTEISQGDLRWKVTLLDLSLQGLLVQRPEHWNIVAQEPVQVRIYLGFDVNVYMEADLAWEREGLLGFNCRHIDLDSISHLRRLVELNLGDESLLERELTLLSEH, from the coding sequence ATGACTGACGATCACGACGAGCGCCGGCGCTTCCAGCGCATCGCCTTCGACGCCGGCACCGAGATCAGCCAGGGCGACCTGCGCTGGAAGGTGACGCTGCTGGACCTGTCCCTCCAGGGGCTGCTGGTGCAACGCCCGGAACACTGGAACATCGTTGCGCAGGAACCTGTGCAGGTACGCATCTACCTGGGTTTCGACGTCAACGTCTATATGGAGGCCGACCTCGCCTGGGAGCGCGAGGGCCTGCTGGGCTTCAATTGCCGGCATATCGACCTGGACTCCATCAGCCACCTGCGCCGCCTGGTGGAGCTGAACCTGGGGGACGAATCGCTGTTGGAGCGTGAGTTGACGTTGCTCAGCGAGCATTGA
- a CDS encoding DUF3015 domain-containing protein, which produces MDNKLIKGLIFGVISVASLAAHADEAGQSGKGCGWGNMVFDGQRGLFPHLLATTTNGTSGNATFGLTSGTNGCDASQRITYGGRSIFAMNGMLDNIAENMAQGHGEALDAYAVLLGIPAQDRAHFAQVTQQHFGEIFASKDATGEQVLNNTLAVMSRDQVLAQYAKQPA; this is translated from the coding sequence ATGGACAATAAACTCATCAAGGGTCTGATCTTTGGGGTTATCAGCGTTGCCAGCCTGGCAGCGCACGCGGACGAAGCCGGCCAGAGCGGCAAGGGTTGCGGCTGGGGCAACATGGTCTTCGACGGTCAACGAGGCCTGTTCCCGCACCTGCTGGCCACCACCACCAACGGCACCTCGGGTAACGCCACCTTCGGCCTGACCTCCGGTACCAACGGTTGCGACGCCAGCCAGCGCATCACTTACGGCGGCCGCTCGATCTTCGCCATGAACGGCATGCTCGACAACATCGCCGAGAACATGGCGCAGGGGCATGGCGAGGCACTGGATGCCTACGCTGTGCTACTGGGCATCCCGGCACAGGATCGCGCGCACTTCGCTCAAGTCACCCAGCAGCATTTCGGGGAGATCTTCGCTTCCAAGGACGCCACCGGCGAGCAGGTGCTGAACAACACCCTGGCGGTGATGAGCCGCGATCAGGTACTGGCGCAGTACGCCAAGCAACCGGCCTGA
- a CDS encoding carbon starvation CstA family protein, with product MNNNNSLLRHLAWLAVAIVGAFALGVVALRRGEAINALWIVVAAVAIYLVAYRYYSLFIATKVMQLDANRATPAVLNNDGLDYVPTNKHILFGHHFAAIAGAGPLVGPVLAAQMGYLPGTLWLIAGVVLAGAVQDFMVLFISSRRNGRSLGELVREEMGQVAGTIALFGAFLIMIIILAVLALIVVKALAESPWGMFTVLATIPIALFMGVYMRYIRPGRIGEISVVGIVLLLGSIWLGGQIAASPEWAPVFTFHGVQIVWMLIAYGAIASVLPVWLLLAPRDYLSTFLKIGTIIALAIGIVIVSPELKMPALTQFTDGTGPVWKGGLFPFLFITIACGAVSGFHALISSGTTPKLLNREPDARYIGYGGMLMESFVAIMAMVAASVIEPGIYFAMNSPPAVVGTDVTAVAATVSSWGFTITPEVLAQTAKDIGETTILARAGGAPTLAVGIAHILHQVLPGENTMAFWYHFAILFEALFILTAVDAGTRAGRFMLQDLLGNFVPALKKTESWTANIVGTGGCVALWGWLLYQGVVDPLGGINTLWPLFGISNQMLAGIALMLATVVLIKMKRQQYVWVTALPAAWLLICTTTAGLIKLFDSNPAVGFIALGKKYSAGLDAGQIIAPAKDIGQMQHVMMNAYINAGLTVLFLLVVFSVLVYAIKVGASAWTKKERTDKEAPFQPIPDA from the coding sequence ATGAACAATAACAACAGCCTGCTACGTCACCTCGCCTGGCTGGCGGTGGCGATAGTCGGTGCATTTGCCTTGGGAGTCGTGGCACTACGTCGCGGCGAAGCCATCAACGCACTGTGGATCGTCGTCGCGGCGGTTGCCATTTACCTGGTCGCCTACCGCTACTACAGCCTGTTCATCGCCACCAAGGTGATGCAGCTGGACGCCAATCGAGCGACCCCAGCGGTCCTCAACAACGACGGCCTGGACTACGTCCCGACCAACAAGCACATCCTCTTCGGTCACCACTTCGCTGCCATCGCCGGCGCCGGCCCGCTGGTCGGCCCCGTACTGGCCGCGCAGATGGGCTACCTGCCCGGCACGCTCTGGCTGATCGCCGGCGTGGTGCTGGCCGGCGCCGTGCAGGATTTCATGGTTCTGTTCATCTCCAGCCGCCGCAACGGGCGTTCGCTGGGTGAGCTGGTCCGTGAGGAAATGGGGCAGGTGGCGGGGACCATCGCTCTGTTCGGCGCGTTCCTGATCATGATCATCATCCTCGCGGTGCTCGCGCTGATCGTGGTGAAGGCCCTGGCCGAAAGCCCGTGGGGCATGTTCACCGTGCTGGCGACCATCCCGATCGCGCTGTTCATGGGCGTGTACATGCGCTACATCCGCCCGGGCCGCATCGGCGAGATCTCGGTGGTGGGCATCGTGCTGCTGCTGGGCTCCATCTGGCTCGGTGGCCAGATTGCCGCCAGCCCCGAGTGGGCCCCGGTGTTCACCTTCCATGGCGTGCAGATCGTCTGGATGCTGATCGCTTACGGCGCCATCGCCTCGGTGCTGCCGGTCTGGCTGCTGCTGGCGCCACGTGACTACCTGTCGACCTTCCTCAAGATCGGCACCATCATCGCCCTGGCCATCGGCATCGTGATCGTCTCGCCGGAGCTGAAGATGCCGGCCCTGACCCAGTTCACCGACGGCACCGGCCCGGTGTGGAAGGGCGGCCTGTTCCCGTTCCTGTTCATCACCATCGCCTGTGGCGCCGTGTCCGGCTTCCACGCGCTGATCTCCTCGGGCACCACGCCCAAGCTGCTCAACCGTGAGCCTGACGCCCGCTACATCGGCTACGGCGGCATGCTGATGGAATCCTTCGTGGCCATCATGGCGATGGTCGCCGCCTCGGTCATCGAGCCGGGCATCTACTTCGCCATGAACAGCCCGCCGGCCGTGGTCGGCACCGACGTCACCGCGGTGGCTGCGACCGTCAGCAGCTGGGGCTTCACCATCACTCCGGAAGTGCTGGCCCAGACCGCCAAGGACATCGGCGAGACCACCATCCTGGCCCGTGCCGGTGGTGCGCCGACCCTCGCCGTGGGCATCGCGCACATCCTTCACCAGGTGCTGCCGGGTGAGAACACCATGGCCTTCTGGTACCACTTCGCGATCCTCTTCGAGGCGCTGTTCATCCTCACCGCGGTGGACGCCGGCACCCGTGCCGGGCGCTTCATGCTGCAGGACCTGCTGGGCAACTTCGTCCCGGCACTGAAGAAGACCGAATCCTGGACCGCCAATATCGTCGGCACCGGCGGCTGCGTCGCGCTGTGGGGCTGGCTGCTGTACCAGGGCGTGGTCGATCCGCTGGGTGGCATCAACACGCTGTGGCCGCTGTTCGGCATCTCCAACCAGATGCTCGCCGGTATCGCGCTGATGCTCGCCACCGTTGTGCTGATCAAGATGAAGCGCCAGCAGTACGTCTGGGTGACCGCGCTGCCGGCCGCCTGGCTGCTGATCTGTACCACCACCGCCGGCCTGATCAAGCTGTTCGACAGCAACCCGGCCGTGGGCTTCATCGCCCTGGGCAAGAAGTACTCCGCCGGCCTGGACGCCGGGCAGATCATCGCCCCGGCCAAGGACATCGGCCAGATGCAGCACGTGATGATGAACGCCTACATCAACGCCGGCCTCACCGTGCTGTTCCTGCTGGTGGTGTTCAGCGTGCTGGTGTACGCCATCAAGGTAGGCGCCAGCGCCTGGACCAAGAAGGAGCGCACCGACAAGGAAGCCCCGTTCCAGCCGATCCCGGACGCGTAA
- a CDS encoding YbdD/YjiX family protein: MFNDLSRMGKYLGQAARMLVGMPDYDTYVQHMQNKHPDKTPMTYEEFFRERQEARYGGGKGRPIRCC; the protein is encoded by the coding sequence ATGTTCAACGACCTCAGCCGCATGGGTAAGTATCTCGGGCAGGCCGCGCGCATGCTGGTCGGCATGCCCGATTACGACACCTACGTTCAGCACATGCAGAACAAGCACCCGGACAAGACTCCGATGACCTATGAGGAGTTCTTCCGCGAGCGCCAGGAAGCGCGCTACGGCGGCGGCAAGGGAAGGCCGATCCGCTGCTGCTGA
- the yjiA gene encoding GTPase produces the protein MTDSASVPQIPVTVLTGFLGAGKTTLLKYILKAEHGLKIAVIENEFSETPIDAQLLGNDAVQVTTLSNGCVCCTINSDLERALYVLLERRDNGELDFDRLVIECTGLADPAPVAQTFFVDETLRERYLLDGIITLVDAANADRHLQEAIAQAQVGFGDRILVSKRDLVSPEQYDALVERLQRINRRAEIHAVEHGAIELERLLDVRGFNLNADVGLRPLLRPVRPTADTTDRITTLVLRSGNPLDIERLSEFMDDLLQWHGNSLLRYKGVLNIAGEERRLVFQGVLRLYGFDWDTEWKGNEQRESVIVFIGDNLPEEEIRRGFDRITGGPTA, from the coding sequence ATGACCGATTCCGCAAGCGTGCCGCAGATTCCGGTGACTGTTCTCACCGGTTTCCTCGGGGCCGGCAAGACCACCCTGCTCAAGTACATCCTCAAGGCCGAGCACGGCCTGAAGATCGCCGTGATCGAGAACGAATTCAGCGAGACGCCCATCGACGCTCAATTGCTCGGTAACGATGCAGTGCAGGTGACGACGCTGTCCAACGGCTGCGTCTGCTGCACCATCAATAGCGACCTCGAGCGTGCGCTCTATGTCCTGCTGGAGCGACGCGACAACGGCGAGCTGGATTTCGACCGCCTGGTGATCGAGTGTACCGGCCTGGCCGACCCGGCGCCGGTAGCGCAGACCTTCTTCGTCGACGAGACCCTGCGCGAGCGCTACCTGCTCGACGGCATCATCACCCTGGTGGACGCCGCCAACGCCGACCGTCACCTGCAGGAAGCCATCGCCCAGGCCCAGGTGGGCTTCGGCGACCGCATCCTGGTGAGCAAGCGCGACCTAGTGTCGCCGGAGCAATACGACGCCCTGGTCGAGCGCCTGCAGCGCATCAATCGGCGCGCCGAAATCCACGCGGTGGAGCACGGCGCCATCGAACTGGAACGCCTGCTCGACGTTCGCGGTTTCAACCTCAACGCCGACGTTGGCCTGCGCCCGTTGCTGCGCCCGGTGCGCCCGACGGCGGATACCACCGACCGCATCACCACCCTGGTGCTGCGCAGCGGCAACCCGCTGGATATCGAACGCCTGAGCGAGTTCATGGACGACCTGCTGCAATGGCACGGCAACTCGCTGCTGCGCTACAAGGGCGTGCTGAACATCGCCGGCGAGGAGCGCCGCCTGGTGTTCCAGGGCGTGCTGCGGCTCTATGGGTTCGACTGGGACACCGAGTGGAAGGGCAACGAGCAGCGCGAGAGTGTGATTGTCTTCATCGGTGACAACCTGCCCGAAGAGGAAATCCGCCGGGGCTTCGATCGCATCACGGGCGGCCCGACTGCCTGA
- a CDS encoding GntR family transcriptional regulator translates to MTEKHPESTVERVYQGVYEAISKRSLRPGMKLGEAALADLFKVSRTSVRAALKHLEADGLVSSALNKGAWVSLPSDEEIRSLFETRRLIEIGIVSELCRRADSAIIQDLRDHVALEEATHDHDHARFVHLLGEFHLKLAAALHNPVLLDFFRKLIERASLYATTLDDDQHETCRGNEHQKLIEYIEAGNQAAAIELTCMHLNAIEQAIIKAAGNLKADYHPLKHLIGG, encoded by the coding sequence ATGACGGAGAAGCACCCCGAATCCACGGTGGAACGCGTCTACCAAGGGGTTTACGAGGCGATCAGCAAGCGCAGCCTGCGCCCGGGCATGAAGCTCGGCGAGGCGGCATTGGCGGATTTGTTCAAGGTCAGCCGCACTTCGGTGCGCGCGGCGCTGAAACATCTGGAAGCGGATGGGCTGGTGTCCAGCGCGCTCAACAAGGGTGCGTGGGTGTCGTTACCCAGCGACGAGGAAATCCGCTCGCTGTTCGAAACGCGGCGGCTGATCGAGATCGGCATCGTCAGCGAACTCTGCCGGCGCGCGGACAGCGCGATCATCCAGGACCTGCGTGACCACGTGGCTCTGGAAGAGGCGACCCATGACCACGACCATGCGCGATTCGTCCATCTGCTCGGCGAGTTCCATCTCAAGCTCGCGGCAGCGCTGCACAATCCGGTGCTGCTGGATTTCTTCCGCAAGCTGATCGAGCGCGCCTCGCTCTACGCCACCACCCTGGACGACGACCAGCACGAAACCTGCCGCGGCAACGAGCACCAGAAGTTGATCGAGTACATCGAAGCAGGCAACCAGGCGGCGGCCATCGAGCTGACCTGCATGCACCTGAACGCCATCGAGCAGGCGATCATCAAGGCGGCGGGGAACCTGAAGGCGGACTATCACCCGCTCAAGCATCTGATTGGTGGCTGA